A single region of the Pseudorhodoplanes sp. genome encodes:
- a CDS encoding nucleotidyl transferase AbiEii/AbiGii toxin family protein, translating to MAAPSIQTLQRIADDTGHQAGTLEKVLRLLDILQETAGDTILSERLALKGGTALNVFHLGLDRLSVDIDLNYIGALERSAMEAERPEVEAALNRLLASQGYVVRRRPDEHAGGKWLLRFASALGGNATLELDVNYMARQPLFGAARMPSTALGGVRAEQVLVLDLHEIVAGKLVALFDRHAARDLFDARRILSLDGLDWKKIKAAMLAFGACGRRDWRTVSIDSIKGDPRELRQKLMICLPRGYFADRRAIDTWVEETVALCREKFAFLLDLTTAEREFLDCVLDRGEVNTDLLDVAPEIRARMGAMPMLAWKCQNVRKHRGLDS from the coding sequence ATGGCGGCGCCTTCGATTCAGACGCTTCAGCGGATTGCCGACGATACCGGTCATCAGGCCGGGACGCTCGAAAAGGTACTCCGGCTGCTCGATATCCTGCAGGAAACCGCGGGCGATACCATCTTGAGTGAACGGCTCGCTCTCAAGGGCGGCACGGCGCTCAATGTCTTTCATCTCGGTCTCGACCGGCTGTCGGTTGATATCGACCTCAACTATATCGGCGCGCTTGAGCGATCGGCGATGGAAGCTGAGCGGCCAGAGGTCGAAGCTGCTCTGAACCGTCTCCTCGCATCTCAAGGCTATGTCGTTCGACGCCGGCCTGACGAGCATGCGGGCGGCAAGTGGCTTCTGCGCTTTGCCTCCGCGTTGGGCGGAAACGCCACGTTGGAGCTCGATGTGAATTATATGGCGCGACAGCCGTTGTTCGGCGCCGCTCGTATGCCTTCTACAGCGCTTGGTGGCGTACGAGCAGAACAAGTGCTGGTCCTCGACCTCCATGAGATCGTCGCCGGCAAGCTTGTTGCACTCTTCGACCGGCACGCAGCGCGCGATCTTTTTGACGCGCGCCGCATCCTGTCGCTCGATGGACTCGACTGGAAAAAGATCAAGGCCGCCATGCTCGCTTTTGGCGCCTGCGGGCGCCGAGACTGGCGAACAGTGTCAATCGATTCCATCAAAGGTGATCCGCGCGAGCTTCGGCAAAAGCTTATGATTTGTCTGCCGCGCGGCTATTTCGCTGACCGGCGTGCGATCGACACTTGGGTTGAGGAAACCGTCGCGCTCTGCCGAGAGAAATTTGCCTTCCTTCTCGACTTGACGACGGCCGAGAGGGAGTTCCTCGACTGCGTACTCGACCGTGGGGAGGTCAATACCGATCTGCTGGATGTTGCACCAGAGATCCGCGCTCGCATGGGGGCCATGCCGATGCTTGCCTGGAAGTGCCAGAACGTGCGGAAGCATCGTGGGCTCGACAGTTGA